In Chaetodon trifascialis isolate fChaTrf1 chromosome 4, fChaTrf1.hap1, whole genome shotgun sequence, one DNA window encodes the following:
- the mllt1a gene encoding protein ENL isoform X2, with product MENQCTVQVKLELGHRAQLRKKVTSEGFTHDWMVFVRGPETGDIQHFVEKVVFRLHESFPKPKRVCKEPPYKVEESGYAGFLMPIEVYFKNKEEPKKVCFNYDLFLNLEGNPPVNHLRCEKLTFNNPTKEFRRKLIKAGGVLVVPEGAEAVSRPSPDYPMLPTIPLSAFSDPKKTKTSHVSKEPSKEGSGGSSKGPKPHKLTKEHRERPRKDSESKVTSKGDNDRDGSSKSGRDPSSSSSSSSKKPSEIKVKDEVKVLPKAAFKEPKLTMKESKMEGMSPKGGGAGSGGGGGGGGGGGPAESKAPGKRPSTVESPKPSAKKQKKGSSEGPKGPTGGPFTGTSPRVSSSSTASQPYAEKKPPKEKGRWAKGKNDAQEPKEPKKLPESEESNSEDEASSKSEQSAPSSPSNSSSSSDSSSDSDFEPGQKQGQGPLRSMVEEIQSEESDDDDSSSEEETPIKTNPPNRDSRLSLDSESDSSDGSHSPSRDPAPPPQKHNSSNNKVSGRKSPDSSFRSEKVLKKGYDKAYTEELVDLHRRLMALRERNVLQQIVNLIEETGHFNVTNTTFDFDLFSLDESTVRKLQSYLEATAT from the exons TGCACAGTGCAGGTGAAGCTGGAGTTGGGTCACAGAGCCCAGCTAAGGAAGAAAGTGACATCAGAAGGCTTCACCCATGACTGGATGGTGTTTGTCCGAGGGCCAGAGACTGGCGACATCCAGCACTTTGTAGAGAAGGTTGTCTTCCGCCTGCATGAGAGCTTCCCCAAACCCAAGAGAG TATGCAAGGAGCCTCCGTACAAAGTGGAGGAGTCGGGTTACGCAGGCTTCCTCATGCCTATTGAGGTTTACTTCAAGAACAAG GAGGAGCCAAAAAAGGTGTGTTTCAACTATGACCTATTCCTTAACTTGGAGGGCAACCCGCCGGTCAACCACCTGCGCTGTGAGAAGCTCACCTTCAACAACCCCACCAAAGAATTCAGGAGAAAGCTGATCAAAGCTGGAGGG GTGTTGGTGGTTCCAGAGGGGGCTGAAGCTGTGTCGAGGCCTAGTCCAGATTACCCAATGCTCCCCACCATCCCCCTCTCTGCCTTCTCAGACCCCAAGAAAACCAAGACCTCTCATGTGTCAAAG gaACCCAGCAAAGAAGGAAGTGGTGGAAGCAGTAAAGGACCCAAACCGCACAAGCTGACCAAGGAGCACCGTGAACGGCCTCGAAAGGACTCTGAGAGCAAAGTCACATCGAAAGGAGACAACGATAGAGACGGAAGCAGCAAAAGTGGCCGCgatccttcctcttcctcatcctcatcttcaaaAAAGCCGTCAGAGATCAAAGTGAAAGATGAAGTCAAGGTCCTACCCAAGGCTGCATTCAAGGAGCCTAAACTCACCATGAAGGAGTCAAAGATGGAGGGCATGTCCCCTAAAGGAGGGGGGGCAGGCAGtggagggggtggtgggggaggaggcgggggagggCCTGCAGAGTCCAAAGCCCCAGGGAAAAGACCCTCCACTGTCGAGTCTCCCAAACCCAGTGCTAAGAAGCAGAAGAAGGGCAGCTCAGAGGGGCCAAAGGGGCCAACTGGCGGGCCCTTCACAGGAACATCTCCGCGGGTCTCCTCCTCATCGACAGCCAGCCAGCCCTACGCAGAAAAGAAACCTCCCAAGGAGAAAGGTCGCTGGGCCAAAGGCAAAAATGACGCACAGGAACCAAAGGAGCCCAAGAAACTTCCAGAGTCAGAAGAGTCGAATTCAGAGGACGAAGCATCATCAAAGTCTGAG CAGTCGGCCCCTTCAAGTCCTTCCAACTCCAGTTCAAGCTCTGACTCCAGTTCAGATTCAGACTTTGAGCCCGGACAGAAACAAGGGCAAG GCCCCCTTCGATCCATGGTGGAGGAGATCCAGTCAGAGGAatcagatgatgatgacagcagctcagaggaggagacgcCCATCAAGACCAACCCCCCCAACCGTGACTCTCG ACTCAGCCTGGACAGCGAGAGTGACAGCAGTGACGGTTCGCACAGCCCCAGTCGAGACCCCGCCCCACCCCCGCAGAAACACAACTCCTCCAATAACAAA GTTTCGGGCAGAAAGAGTCCAGACTCCTCATTTCGCTCGGAGAAGGTGTTGAAGAAGGGATACGACAAG GCCTACACAGAAGAATTGGTGGACCTCCATCGCAGACTGATGGCGTTAAGGGAGCGTAACgtcctgcagcag aTTGTCAACCTGATCGAGGAGACAGGCCACTTCAACGTGACCAACACCACCTTTGACTTTGACCTCTTTTCACTGGACGAGTCCACCGTCCGCAAACTACAGAGCTACCTGGAGGCGACGGCCACGTGA
- the mllt1a gene encoding protein ENL isoform X1 gives MENQCTVQVKLELGHRAQLRKKVTSEGFTHDWMVFVRGPETGDIQHFVEKVVFRLHESFPKPKRVCKEPPYKVEESGYAGFLMPIEVYFKNKEEPKKVCFNYDLFLNLEGNPPVNHLRCEKLTFNNPTKEFRRKLIKAGGVLVVPEGAEAVSRPSPDYPMLPTIPLSAFSDPKKTKTSHVSKEPSKEGSGGSSKGPKPHKLTKEHRERPRKDSESKVTSKGDNDRDGSSKSGRDPSSSSSSSSKKPSEIKVKDEVKVLPKAAFKEPKLTMKESKMEGMSPKGGGAGSGGGGGGGGGGGPAESKAPGKRPSTVESPKPSAKKQKKGSSEGPKGPTGGPFTGTSPRVSSSSTASQPYAEKKPPKEKGRWAKGKNDAQEPKEPKKLPESEESNSEDEASSKSEQSAPSSPSNSSSSSDSSSDSDFEPGQKQGQGPLRSMVEEIQSEESDDDDSSSEEETPIKTNPPNRDSRLSLDSESDSSDGSHSPSRDPAPPPQKHNSSNNKVSGRKSPDSSFRSEKVLKKGYDKVGRAYTEELVDLHRRLMALRERNVLQQIVNLIEETGHFNVTNTTFDFDLFSLDESTVRKLQSYLEATAT, from the exons TGCACAGTGCAGGTGAAGCTGGAGTTGGGTCACAGAGCCCAGCTAAGGAAGAAAGTGACATCAGAAGGCTTCACCCATGACTGGATGGTGTTTGTCCGAGGGCCAGAGACTGGCGACATCCAGCACTTTGTAGAGAAGGTTGTCTTCCGCCTGCATGAGAGCTTCCCCAAACCCAAGAGAG TATGCAAGGAGCCTCCGTACAAAGTGGAGGAGTCGGGTTACGCAGGCTTCCTCATGCCTATTGAGGTTTACTTCAAGAACAAG GAGGAGCCAAAAAAGGTGTGTTTCAACTATGACCTATTCCTTAACTTGGAGGGCAACCCGCCGGTCAACCACCTGCGCTGTGAGAAGCTCACCTTCAACAACCCCACCAAAGAATTCAGGAGAAAGCTGATCAAAGCTGGAGGG GTGTTGGTGGTTCCAGAGGGGGCTGAAGCTGTGTCGAGGCCTAGTCCAGATTACCCAATGCTCCCCACCATCCCCCTCTCTGCCTTCTCAGACCCCAAGAAAACCAAGACCTCTCATGTGTCAAAG gaACCCAGCAAAGAAGGAAGTGGTGGAAGCAGTAAAGGACCCAAACCGCACAAGCTGACCAAGGAGCACCGTGAACGGCCTCGAAAGGACTCTGAGAGCAAAGTCACATCGAAAGGAGACAACGATAGAGACGGAAGCAGCAAAAGTGGCCGCgatccttcctcttcctcatcctcatcttcaaaAAAGCCGTCAGAGATCAAAGTGAAAGATGAAGTCAAGGTCCTACCCAAGGCTGCATTCAAGGAGCCTAAACTCACCATGAAGGAGTCAAAGATGGAGGGCATGTCCCCTAAAGGAGGGGGGGCAGGCAGtggagggggtggtgggggaggaggcgggggagggCCTGCAGAGTCCAAAGCCCCAGGGAAAAGACCCTCCACTGTCGAGTCTCCCAAACCCAGTGCTAAGAAGCAGAAGAAGGGCAGCTCAGAGGGGCCAAAGGGGCCAACTGGCGGGCCCTTCACAGGAACATCTCCGCGGGTCTCCTCCTCATCGACAGCCAGCCAGCCCTACGCAGAAAAGAAACCTCCCAAGGAGAAAGGTCGCTGGGCCAAAGGCAAAAATGACGCACAGGAACCAAAGGAGCCCAAGAAACTTCCAGAGTCAGAAGAGTCGAATTCAGAGGACGAAGCATCATCAAAGTCTGAG CAGTCGGCCCCTTCAAGTCCTTCCAACTCCAGTTCAAGCTCTGACTCCAGTTCAGATTCAGACTTTGAGCCCGGACAGAAACAAGGGCAAG GCCCCCTTCGATCCATGGTGGAGGAGATCCAGTCAGAGGAatcagatgatgatgacagcagctcagaggaggagacgcCCATCAAGACCAACCCCCCCAACCGTGACTCTCG ACTCAGCCTGGACAGCGAGAGTGACAGCAGTGACGGTTCGCACAGCCCCAGTCGAGACCCCGCCCCACCCCCGCAGAAACACAACTCCTCCAATAACAAA GTTTCGGGCAGAAAGAGTCCAGACTCCTCATTTCGCTCGGAGAAGGTGTTGAAGAAGGGATACGACAAGGTAGGAAGG GCCTACACAGAAGAATTGGTGGACCTCCATCGCAGACTGATGGCGTTAAGGGAGCGTAACgtcctgcagcag aTTGTCAACCTGATCGAGGAGACAGGCCACTTCAACGTGACCAACACCACCTTTGACTTTGACCTCTTTTCACTGGACGAGTCCACCGTCCGCAAACTACAGAGCTACCTGGAGGCGACGGCCACGTGA